One window of candidate division WOR-3 bacterium genomic DNA carries:
- a CDS encoding septal ring lytic transglycosylase RlpA family protein — MKKIRLFLTILTLFVFAGCATVMFNSSSTHYDRGTSQDCGTEDNSSDNQDQSSGETHEDNATTGYATYYGEGFHGKRTASGETFNMYALTAAHRTLPFGTLVRVTNIENFKSIVVRINDRGPVDESIIIDLSYESARRIDLLSKGMVKIEILR, encoded by the coding sequence ATGAAAAAAATTAGATTATTTTTGACAATTCTCACCTTATTTGTTTTCGCTGGCTGCGCCACTGTCATGTTCAACTCTTCTTCGACGCACTACGACCGCGGAACATCGCAGGATTGCGGGACAGAGGACAACTCGTCTGACAATCAAGACCAGTCGTCTGGAGAAACTCATGAGGACAACGCGACTACAGGTTACGCGACCTATTACGGCGAGGGTTTTCACGGCAAGAGAACTGCAAGCGGAGAGACTTTCAACATGTACGCACTGACCGCGGCTCACAGAACTCTGCCTTTCGGCACTCTCGTGAGGGTCACCAACATCGAAAACTTCAAGAGTATCGTCGTGAGAATCAACGACAGAGGTCCTGTCGACGAGAGCATAATCATAGACCTCAGCTACGAATCCGCTCGGAGAATAGACCTGCTTTCAAAGGGCATGGTCAAAATAGAAATTTTGAGATGA